The following are from one region of the Amycolatopsis lurida genome:
- a CDS encoding glycoside hydrolase family 3 C-terminal domain-containing protein, whose amino-acid sequence MTSQIEPVGLTLEQKASLLSGRDFWHTEAIEAAGIPSIMLSDGPHGLRRQDDQADNLGVHDSVSATCFPPSVAVGSSWDPEVAARIGAAIGREARAAGVSVVLGPGVNIKRSPLCGRNFEYYSEDPLLSGVLASAYVRAMQAEGAGASVKHFAANNQETDRMRVSAEVDERTLREIYFPAFERVVSEAHPATVMCSYNRVNGVYAAQNRRLLTDVLRDEWGFEGAVVSDWGAVNDRVAALASGLDLEMPGTGGSGDAEIVAAVRSGELDEAVVDRSVRRVLALTGRALPPSGDVDPDEQHRVAKEVAADCAVLLKNDRDTLPLTTRSAVAVIGEFAANPRFQGGGSSHVNPTRVDTALDAIRELGESVTYARGLADNAIEIAREADVAVVFAGLGEKDESEGFDRDTIDLPAAQVELLKAVAAASRRTVVVLSHGGVVSLEGWHDDVDAILDGWLLGQAGGSALADLLFGVTNPSGHLAESIPLRLQDNPSYLNFPGESGHVRYGEGVMVGYRYYETAEVAVRYPFGHGLSYTTFEAGELTVTATGDDSAAVAVTVTNTGSRTGKHVVQVYVATNAAPVRSPARELRAFAKISLEPGETRRVELTLDRRAFAWYDIELSRWVVSPGDYTVQIGRSAAQIVAEAPVTLAGDVIIPVLSIDSTVQQWFGHPIVGPELGKLLAGQSNRVDSSVDWMRMVASMPMRQFAKLMAYRGVELPTDALPRLIELSKG is encoded by the coding sequence TTGACCTCCCAGATCGAACCCGTCGGCCTCACGCTCGAACAGAAGGCGTCACTGCTGTCCGGCCGCGACTTCTGGCACACCGAGGCGATCGAGGCGGCGGGAATCCCGTCGATCATGCTCTCCGACGGCCCGCACGGCCTGCGACGACAGGACGACCAGGCCGACAATCTCGGTGTGCACGACAGTGTGTCCGCCACCTGTTTCCCGCCGTCGGTCGCGGTGGGCTCCAGCTGGGATCCGGAGGTCGCCGCGCGAATCGGCGCGGCCATCGGCAGGGAGGCCCGCGCGGCCGGGGTCTCCGTGGTACTCGGCCCGGGCGTGAACATCAAGCGTTCCCCGTTGTGCGGCCGTAATTTCGAGTACTACTCGGAGGACCCGTTGCTGAGCGGCGTCCTCGCCAGCGCCTACGTGCGGGCCATGCAGGCCGAAGGCGCGGGCGCGTCGGTGAAGCATTTCGCGGCCAACAACCAGGAGACCGACCGGATGCGGGTCAGCGCGGAGGTCGACGAACGGACCCTGCGCGAGATCTACTTCCCGGCGTTCGAACGCGTCGTGTCCGAAGCGCACCCGGCGACGGTGATGTGCTCGTACAACCGGGTCAACGGCGTCTACGCCGCCCAGAACCGCCGTCTGCTCACCGACGTCCTGCGTGACGAATGGGGTTTCGAGGGCGCCGTCGTCTCGGACTGGGGCGCGGTGAACGACCGGGTCGCCGCGCTCGCGTCGGGACTGGACCTCGAGATGCCGGGCACCGGCGGCAGCGGCGACGCCGAGATCGTGGCGGCGGTCCGAAGCGGAGAACTGGACGAAGCCGTCGTCGACAGGAGTGTCCGTCGCGTCCTCGCCCTCACCGGCCGGGCACTGCCGCCGAGCGGCGACGTGGATCCCGACGAGCAGCACCGGGTGGCGAAAGAAGTCGCCGCCGACTGCGCGGTCCTGCTGAAGAACGACCGGGACACGTTGCCCCTGACCACGCGATCGGCGGTGGCGGTCATCGGCGAGTTCGCCGCGAACCCCCGCTTCCAGGGTGGCGGCAGCTCCCACGTCAATCCCACCCGGGTGGACACCGCGCTCGACGCGATCCGCGAACTCGGGGAATCCGTGACCTACGCGCGCGGCCTGGCCGACAACGCGATCGAGATCGCCCGTGAAGCCGACGTCGCGGTGGTGTTCGCCGGTCTGGGCGAAAAGGACGAATCCGAGGGATTCGACCGCGACACCATCGACCTCCCCGCGGCACAGGTCGAGCTCCTCAAGGCGGTCGCGGCGGCGAGCAGGCGCACCGTGGTCGTCCTCTCCCACGGCGGCGTGGTGTCGCTGGAGGGCTGGCACGACGACGTCGACGCCATTCTCGACGGCTGGCTGCTCGGTCAGGCAGGCGGCAGCGCGCTCGCCGACCTCCTCTTCGGCGTCACCAACCCGTCAGGTCACCTCGCCGAGAGCATTCCGCTTCGTTTGCAGGACAACCCCAGCTATCTCAACTTCCCCGGCGAATCGGGCCACGTCCGGTACGGCGAGGGAGTCATGGTCGGCTACCGGTACTACGAAACCGCCGAGGTCGCGGTCCGCTACCCGTTCGGCCACGGCCTGTCCTACACGACTTTCGAGGCCGGCGAACTGACGGTCACGGCGACGGGCGACGACTCCGCCGCCGTCGCCGTGACCGTCACCAACACCGGATCCCGCACCGGTAAACACGTCGTCCAGGTCTACGTCGCCACCAACGCCGCTCCTGTTCGCAGCCCGGCACGGGAGCTCCGCGCGTTCGCCAAGATCTCGCTCGAACCGGGTGAGACCCGTCGCGTCGAGCTCACCCTCGATCGCCGCGCTTTCGCCTGGTACGACATCGAACTGAGCCGATGGGTGGTCTCGCCCGGCGACTACACCGTCCAGATCGGCCGGAGCGCCGCGCAGATCGTCGCCGAAGCGCCGGTCACCCTCGCCGGTGACGTCATCATCCCGGTCCTGTCGATCGACTCGACGGTCCAACAGTGGTTCGGCCACCCGATCGTGGGGCCGGAGCTGGGCAAGTTGCTCGCCGGCCAGAGCAATCGGGTCGATAGCAGCGTGGACTGGATGCGCATGGTCGCTTCGATGCCGATGCGCCAGTTCGCCAAACTCATGGCGTATCGGGGTGTCGAGCTGCCCACCGACGCGTTGCCACGCTTGATCGAACTGAGCAAGGGCTGA
- a CDS encoding LacI family DNA-binding transcriptional regulator — protein MVTIADVARAAGVSPSTVSYVLSGRRSISEDTRRRVQHSISELGYHPNAGARALASSRTNVLALVVPLRTDLNVPVVMQFVAATVTEARTYDHDVLLLTKNEGPDGLRRIAASAIADALIVMDVETSEPRLPVLRSLHRPVVLIGVPADPGDLTCVDLDFTAAGAASVTHLADLGHREIALIGPSPAVYKRGTSYAGRFLRGFRQTATKRKVRAGSFPCAPSYDALRACLDDVFAEHPGVTGLVVHNEAILGPLLSELNRRGKQIPQDISVLAVCPEDMAEAQSVQLTSIAIPAAELGSLAVEMAMRRLDDGGQAEVRLLSPRLTERGSTGPAPS, from the coding sequence ATGGTCACCATCGCAGACGTCGCCCGGGCAGCCGGGGTCTCCCCGAGCACCGTGTCCTACGTGCTGTCCGGACGGCGTTCGATCTCGGAGGACACCCGCCGCCGCGTTCAGCACAGCATCAGCGAACTCGGTTACCACCCGAACGCGGGCGCCCGCGCGCTGGCCAGCAGCCGCACCAACGTGCTCGCGCTCGTCGTCCCGCTGCGGACGGATCTCAACGTCCCGGTGGTCATGCAGTTCGTCGCGGCCACCGTCACCGAGGCGCGGACCTACGACCATGACGTGCTTTTGCTGACCAAGAACGAAGGCCCGGACGGCCTGCGCCGGATCGCCGCGTCCGCCATCGCTGACGCGCTGATCGTGATGGACGTCGAAACCTCCGAGCCGCGTCTCCCGGTGCTGAGATCCTTGCACCGGCCGGTGGTGCTGATCGGAGTTCCCGCCGACCCCGGCGACCTGACCTGCGTCGATCTCGACTTCACCGCGGCAGGCGCCGCGAGCGTCACGCATCTGGCCGACCTCGGCCATCGCGAGATCGCGCTGATCGGCCCCTCCCCCGCGGTCTACAAACGCGGCACGAGCTACGCGGGTCGCTTCCTGCGCGGCTTCCGCCAGACGGCGACGAAGCGCAAGGTGCGGGCCGGTTCGTTCCCGTGCGCGCCTTCCTACGACGCGCTCCGTGCCTGCCTCGACGACGTGTTCGCCGAACACCCCGGCGTCACCGGGCTGGTCGTGCACAACGAGGCCATCCTCGGCCCGCTGCTGTCCGAGCTGAACCGTCGCGGCAAGCAGATTCCCCAGGACATCTCGGTGCTGGCCGTCTGCCCGGAGGACATGGCCGAAGCGCAGTCGGTCCAGCTCACCTCGATCGCCATCCCCGCCGCCGAACTCGGCAGCCTCGCCGTCGAGATGGCGATGCGCCGCCTCGACGACGGAGGTCAGGCCGAGGTCCGGCTGCTGTCACCCCGATTGACCGAACGGGGCAGCACCGGCCCCGCGCCTTCGTGA
- the yicI gene encoding alpha-xylosidase: protein MKFSNGYWLLRDGVQAAHPVEVYDLTAGDGRIVVHAPTHRIRHRGDLLKGPVATVGFSSPMPDVIGVSVTHFEGGLPREPRFELSAVDEEAKVSEDGHTLTAGALSVRLHRGEGWKVDFVAEGKVLTTSGAKGMGFMSLDGEHHVRDQLDLGVGAQVYGLGERFGPLVRNGQVVDIWNADAGTSSEQAYKNVPFYLTNAGYGVFVNHPGHVSFEVASEAVSRVQFSVAGQSLEYFVIYGPSPKEILRKYTALTGRPALPPAWSFGLWLSTSFTTSYDEETVSGFVDGMIERDLPLSVFHFDCFWMREFNWCDFEWDPRTFTDPVGMLERLKARDLRISVWINPYVAQRSPLFAEGVAGGYLLRKPNGDVWQWDLWQPGMALVDFTNPAARAWYAAKLDALLEQGVDCFKTDFGERVPTDVVYFDGSDPERMHNYYTYLYNQTVFDVLRKGRGEGEAVVFARSATAGSQQFPVHWGGDCESTYESMAESLRGGLSLGLSGFGYWSHDIGGFEGTPDPALFKRWIAFGMLSSHSRLHGSSSYRVPWLFDEEAVDVLRVFSKLKARLMPYLWQAAAQAAAEGTPMMRAMALEFPADPACAHLERQYMLGDSLLVAPVFSDEGEVTYYVPEGVWTDFFTGDEIQGPRWVSTVCDMLTVPLLVRPDTVLPLGAVDDRPDYDYADGVTLRLYRLEDGGRITTTVGGSTFRTRREGDSVHIDVDAAPDGWQVAFPGGDETIVATGSALTIRGAVSPDGRAFSAPRP, encoded by the coding sequence ATGAAGTTCAGCAACGGATACTGGCTGCTGCGCGACGGAGTACAGGCGGCACATCCGGTGGAGGTGTACGACCTCACCGCGGGGGACGGCCGGATCGTGGTGCACGCGCCGACCCATCGCATCCGCCACCGCGGCGACCTGTTGAAGGGACCGGTGGCGACGGTCGGATTCTCCTCGCCGATGCCGGACGTGATCGGGGTGAGCGTCACGCATTTCGAGGGCGGGCTGCCGCGAGAACCCCGCTTCGAGCTGTCGGCCGTCGACGAGGAGGCGAAAGTCTCCGAGGACGGGCACACGCTCACCGCCGGCGCGTTGTCGGTGCGGCTCCACCGCGGCGAAGGATGGAAGGTCGACTTCGTCGCGGAGGGCAAGGTGCTCACCACCAGCGGGGCCAAGGGGATGGGCTTCATGAGCCTCGACGGCGAGCACCATGTCCGCGACCAGCTCGACCTCGGCGTGGGAGCCCAGGTCTACGGGCTCGGCGAGCGATTCGGGCCACTGGTGCGCAACGGGCAGGTCGTCGACATCTGGAACGCCGATGCCGGCACGAGCAGCGAACAGGCTTACAAGAACGTCCCGTTCTACCTGACCAACGCCGGCTACGGCGTGTTCGTCAATCATCCGGGGCACGTGTCCTTCGAGGTGGCCTCGGAAGCGGTGTCACGGGTGCAGTTCAGCGTCGCGGGCCAGTCGCTGGAGTACTTCGTCATCTACGGCCCGAGCCCGAAGGAGATCCTGCGCAAGTACACGGCGCTGACCGGCAGACCGGCGCTCCCGCCCGCGTGGTCGTTCGGGCTGTGGCTGTCGACGTCGTTCACCACGTCCTACGACGAGGAGACCGTGTCGGGATTCGTCGACGGCATGATCGAACGCGATCTGCCGCTGAGCGTGTTCCATTTCGACTGCTTCTGGATGCGCGAATTCAACTGGTGCGACTTCGAATGGGATCCGCGGACGTTCACGGACCCCGTCGGCATGCTGGAGCGGCTGAAAGCGCGGGACCTGCGCATCTCGGTGTGGATCAACCCGTATGTGGCGCAACGGTCACCGCTGTTCGCCGAGGGCGTCGCGGGCGGATACCTGCTGCGGAAACCGAACGGTGACGTGTGGCAGTGGGATCTCTGGCAGCCGGGAATGGCTCTGGTCGACTTCACCAATCCCGCCGCGCGCGCGTGGTACGCGGCCAAACTGGACGCTTTGCTCGAACAGGGCGTGGACTGTTTCAAGACCGACTTCGGCGAGCGGGTGCCGACGGACGTCGTCTACTTCGACGGATCCGATCCCGAGCGGATGCACAACTACTACACCTACCTGTACAACCAGACCGTCTTCGACGTGCTCCGCAAAGGGCGCGGGGAGGGCGAGGCCGTGGTGTTCGCGCGCTCGGCGACCGCGGGTTCGCAGCAGTTCCCGGTGCATTGGGGCGGCGACTGCGAATCGACGTACGAGTCGATGGCCGAGAGCCTGCGCGGCGGCCTTTCCCTCGGTCTGTCCGGTTTCGGGTATTGGAGCCACGACATCGGCGGCTTCGAAGGCACCCCGGATCCGGCTTTGTTCAAACGCTGGATCGCGTTCGGGATGTTGTCGTCGCACAGCAGGTTGCACGGCAGTTCGTCCTACCGGGTGCCCTGGCTGTTCGACGAGGAAGCTGTCGACGTCCTGCGGGTGTTCTCCAAGCTCAAGGCGCGGCTGATGCCGTACCTGTGGCAAGCGGCGGCACAGGCCGCGGCCGAGGGCACGCCGATGATGCGGGCGATGGCGCTGGAGTTCCCGGCCGATCCGGCGTGCGCCCACCTGGAGCGGCAGTACATGCTGGGTGACTCGCTCCTGGTGGCACCGGTGTTCTCGGACGAGGGCGAAGTGACCTACTACGTCCCGGAAGGCGTGTGGACCGACTTCTTCACCGGCGACGAGATCCAGGGCCCGCGGTGGGTGAGCACCGTCTGCGACATGCTCACCGTCCCGTTGCTGGTGCGTCCCGACACCGTTCTGCCGCTAGGGGCTGTCGACGACCGGCCGGACTACGACTACGCCGACGGCGTCACACTGCGGCTGTACCGGCTGGAGGACGGCGGCAGGATCACCACCACCGTCGGCGGCTCGACGTTCCGCACCCGCCGGGAGGGCGACAGCGTCCACATCGACGTCGACGCCGCGCCTGATGGCTGGCAGGTGGCCTTTCCCGGAGGTGACGAGACGATCGTGGCGACGGGAAGCGCGTTGACGATTCGCGGCGCTGTCTCCCCGGATGGCCGCGCGTTCAGTGCGCCCCGTCCGTGA
- a CDS encoding carbohydrate ABC transporter permease, with protein MKRHVTLWSLIVLAIVMLAPFLVVALNALKSPAEYASDGPLSFPDGVYLQGLIDFWVRVGFGQKLLNSVVISGSVAVLAVVISVLNAYALGIGRVRGRTWILVAFLIANTLPQEALAYPLYFLANETGLYDTQLGVIIIFTIIQAAFGTYLLSSTYVGFPRELLEAAYLDGANKGQTLVRIVVPISRPTLGVLFVFFFIWTWNEFFLPLILLISNDTQTVPVALGVLQGQRMMDATMTSASALLGVIPAIAFFLIFQRTLTRGITAGAVK; from the coding sequence GTGAAACGGCATGTGACGCTCTGGTCGTTGATCGTGCTCGCGATCGTGATGCTGGCGCCGTTCCTGGTCGTGGCGCTGAACGCGCTGAAGTCCCCGGCCGAGTACGCGTCCGATGGCCCACTGTCCTTTCCGGACGGCGTGTACCTGCAGGGGCTGATCGACTTCTGGGTCCGGGTCGGGTTCGGGCAGAAGCTGCTCAACAGCGTCGTGATCAGCGGGTCGGTCGCGGTGCTCGCGGTGGTGATCTCGGTGCTGAACGCCTACGCGCTGGGCATCGGCCGGGTCCGCGGCAGGACGTGGATCCTGGTCGCGTTCCTCATCGCGAACACGTTGCCGCAGGAAGCCTTGGCGTACCCGCTGTACTTCCTCGCCAACGAGACCGGTCTCTACGACACCCAGCTCGGCGTGATCATCATCTTCACGATCATCCAGGCCGCGTTCGGCACTTATCTGCTGTCCTCGACGTACGTCGGGTTTCCGCGCGAGCTGCTCGAGGCCGCCTATCTCGACGGCGCGAACAAAGGGCAGACCCTGGTGCGGATCGTGGTGCCGATCAGCAGGCCGACCCTCGGTGTGCTGTTCGTCTTCTTCTTCATCTGGACGTGGAACGAGTTCTTCCTCCCGCTGATCCTGCTGATCTCCAACGACACCCAGACCGTCCCGGTCGCCTTGGGTGTGCTGCAGGGCCAGCGGATGATGGACGCGACCATGACCAGTGCCTCGGCGTTGCTCGGGGTCATCCCGGCGATCGCCTTCTTCCTGATCTTCCAGCGGACGTTGACACGTGGCATCACGGCAGGGGCGGTCAAATGA